A genome region from Candidatus Hinthialibacter antarcticus includes the following:
- the pyrF gene encoding orotidine-5'-phosphate decarboxylase, producing MYNQTLRQLIKDRQSVLCVGLDSVYEKLPACVKNEAAPQWIFNRAVIDATHDLVCSYKINYAFYAARGAKGIEAVKQSIHAAHAYGVPVILDVKWGDIGHTAEYYAMSAFDELEADAVTLNPYMGEDAIAPFRKYAERGSYILCFTSNSSRRDLQTKQVVSEPGEKTQPLYEVVAEKIRKWNTSGNLGAVVGATAPEELETVRAILGPDASILCPGVGVQGGDLEDVLYAGGAENHNLVINVSRAIINASPGDDFDEAARREAQMFADQSRNFFNRPIED from the coding sequence ATGTACAATCAAACTCTTCGTCAATTAATTAAAGACCGACAGAGCGTTCTCTGCGTCGGGCTTGATTCCGTCTATGAAAAGCTACCTGCTTGCGTGAAGAACGAAGCGGCGCCGCAATGGATTTTTAACCGGGCGGTGATTGATGCGACCCATGATCTGGTTTGCAGTTATAAGATCAACTACGCGTTTTACGCCGCGCGGGGCGCGAAGGGAATCGAGGCGGTCAAGCAATCCATTCACGCTGCTCATGCGTATGGGGTTCCGGTGATTCTTGACGTGAAATGGGGCGACATCGGTCATACGGCGGAGTATTACGCCATGTCTGCGTTTGATGAGTTAGAGGCGGACGCGGTTACATTGAACCCGTACATGGGTGAAGACGCCATTGCGCCGTTTCGGAAATACGCCGAGCGCGGCAGTTATATTCTCTGCTTTACGTCGAACTCGTCGCGGCGGGATTTACAAACCAAACAAGTGGTTTCGGAGCCGGGCGAAAAGACGCAGCCGCTATATGAGGTTGTCGCAGAGAAAATTCGTAAATGGAACACCAGCGGAAACCTGGGCGCAGTCGTCGGCGCGACGGCGCCAGAGGAACTCGAAACCGTACGCGCGATTTTGGGGCCGGACGCGAGCATTTTATGTCCGGGCGTTGGGGTGCAAGGCGGCGACTTAGAAGACGTGCTGTATGCAGGCGGCGCGGAGAATCACAACCTGGTCATCAACGTCTCGCGGGCGATTATTAATGCATCTCCGGGCGATGATTTTGACGAAGCGGCGCGGCGCGAGGCGCAGATGTTCGCCGACCAAAGCCGCAATTTCTTTAATCGCCCGATTGAGGATTAG
- a CDS encoding 2-oxoacid:acceptor oxidoreductase subunit alpha: MSTAESLDPVNLNRKIQAIESATVRFAGDSGDGMQLMGSQFTTSSVIHGNDVATLPDFPAEIRAPAGTLAGVSGFQINFASQDIHTPGDGIDALFAMNPAAMKANLIELVDGGLLVVNSESFSKDSLEKAGYKENPLEDGSLSSYQVVAIPLTKLNRDSIEGLGLDRKSGDRCKNFFMLGLAFWVYNRPIESTTRWIEKKFAGKENLLEANTRALKAGYHYGETAELFTSSYKVDKADIKPGVYRKVTGNSAVVLGLVAASKLSDKPLFYASYPITPASDILHEIAAHKNHGATTFQAEDEIAAMCAVLGASFGGCLAVTGTSGPGLALKMEAIGLGVMTELPAVIVNVQRGGPSTGLPTKTEQSDLLQSIFGRNGESPVAIVAPATPADCFDMALEAARIALKFMTPVILLSDGYLANGAEPWRIPDVESLPKIEVNYTTEVNSEKGFQPYIRDERLGRPWAIPGTEGLQHRLGGLEKQHITGAVSYDPENHDFMVRLRQNKIDGIAEDIPPLQVNGKETGDLLVLGWGGTYGSITTAVDRARKAGKSVSSAHLRYLNPFPKNLGEVLSNFKNVLIPELNLGQLRMLIRSKFLVKAKGLNKIQGRPFQISEIQSAITKALEE, encoded by the coding sequence ATGTCTACTGCGGAATCCTTAGACCCCGTAAACCTGAATCGAAAGATTCAGGCGATTGAATCCGCCACAGTGCGCTTTGCCGGCGACTCTGGCGACGGTATGCAGCTGATGGGCAGCCAATTCACCACCAGCTCCGTCATTCACGGTAACGATGTGGCGACATTGCCGGACTTTCCGGCGGAAATTCGCGCTCCGGCGGGAACGCTCGCTGGCGTCAGCGGATTTCAGATCAATTTCGCCAGCCAGGACATTCATACGCCCGGCGACGGTATTGATGCGCTGTTCGCTATGAACCCGGCGGCGATGAAAGCCAATTTGATAGAATTGGTTGACGGCGGCCTGTTAGTCGTCAACTCTGAATCTTTCTCCAAAGATAGTTTGGAAAAAGCAGGCTACAAAGAGAACCCGTTGGAAGATGGTTCACTCAGCAGTTATCAGGTTGTGGCGATTCCACTTACGAAATTGAATCGCGATTCGATTGAAGGATTGGGACTCGACCGCAAGTCTGGCGACCGCTGTAAAAATTTCTTCATGCTGGGGCTTGCATTTTGGGTCTATAACCGCCCCATTGAATCTACTACACGCTGGATCGAGAAAAAATTCGCCGGAAAAGAAAACCTGCTCGAAGCCAATACGCGCGCTCTCAAGGCTGGGTATCACTACGGCGAAACGGCTGAATTGTTTACCAGTTCTTATAAAGTCGATAAAGCCGATATCAAACCCGGCGTGTACCGCAAAGTTACCGGTAACAGCGCTGTAGTGTTGGGTTTAGTCGCAGCCTCAAAACTCTCTGATAAGCCATTGTTTTACGCAAGTTACCCAATCACGCCTGCCAGCGATATTTTGCATGAAATCGCTGCGCATAAAAATCACGGCGCAACCACCTTTCAAGCCGAAGACGAAATCGCGGCGATGTGCGCCGTGTTGGGCGCTTCGTTTGGCGGCTGCCTGGCAGTGACCGGAACCAGCGGCCCCGGCCTGGCGTTGAAGATGGAAGCCATCGGGCTTGGCGTAATGACCGAACTGCCCGCTGTGATTGTGAACGTCCAGCGCGGAGGACCCAGCACTGGGCTTCCAACTAAGACCGAGCAATCCGACCTGTTGCAATCTATTTTTGGACGTAACGGCGAATCGCCTGTAGCGATTGTGGCTCCGGCGACGCCTGCGGATTGCTTCGATATGGCGTTGGAAGCGGCGCGTATTGCGCTGAAGTTCATGACGCCCGTGATTCTGCTTTCTGACGGCTATCTGGCCAACGGCGCTGAGCCTTGGCGAATTCCTGACGTTGAATCGCTGCCGAAGATTGAAGTGAACTACACCACTGAGGTCAATTCGGAAAAGGGCTTCCAGCCGTATATTCGCGACGAGCGTTTGGGGCGCCCCTGGGCGATCCCTGGTACGGAAGGTTTGCAGCACCGCCTGGGCGGTTTGGAAAAACAGCACATCACAGGCGCTGTCAGTTATGACCCGGAAAACCACGATTTCATGGTGCGGTTGCGCCAGAACAAGATCGACGGCATTGCGGAAGACATCCCACCGCTGCAAGTGAACGGAAAAGAGACCGGCGATCTGTTGGTCTTGGGCTGGGGCGGGACGTACGGTTCGATCACAACCGCCGTTGACCGCGCCCGCAAGGCAGGGAAGTCGGTTTCCAGTGCGCACTTGCGTTATTTGAATCCGTTCCCCAAAAATTTGGGCGAAGTGTTGTCGAACTTCAAAAATGTGTTGATTCCCGAACTCAACCTGGGCCAATTGCGCATGTTGATTCGTTCCAAGTTTCTGGTGAAAGCCAAGGGGCTGAATAAAATCCAAGGCCGTCCATTCCAGATTTCAGAAATTCAGTCTGCTATTACGAAGGCATTAGAGGAGTAA
- a CDS encoding metal-dependent hydrolase has product MPGYKTHIAASLLFCGGLYFFPFWEPLPILGKAACVAICVFFGLWPDVDTKSKGQVVFLILFLIVDGILILRQEFERAAYLGMLITLPLLARHRGWTHQWLAMVLIPGGLYFAAVHYTGAHPGDLLPYLLAALLGYASHLVADKF; this is encoded by the coding sequence ATGCCGGGATACAAAACTCACATCGCCGCCTCGCTCTTGTTCTGCGGCGGGCTTTATTTTTTCCCTTTCTGGGAACCGCTCCCCATTCTGGGCAAAGCCGCCTGCGTCGCGATCTGTGTATTTTTCGGGCTATGGCCGGACGTGGACACCAAAAGCAAAGGCCAGGTGGTGTTTCTCATTCTATTTCTAATCGTGGATGGAATTTTGATCTTACGGCAGGAGTTCGAACGCGCCGCTTATTTGGGGATGCTGATTACTCTGCCGCTGTTGGCGCGCCATCGCGGCTGGACGCACCAATGGCTGGCGATGGTGTTGATTCCCGGCGGCCTCTATTTCGCTGCGGTGCACTATACCGGCGCACACCCCGGCGACCTGCTTCCCTACCTGCTCGCCGCCCTCCTCGGCTACGCCAGCCACCTCGTCGCGGATAAGTTTTAG
- a CDS encoding prepilin-type N-terminal cleavage/methylation domain-containing protein — MRNGFTLIELLIVVAIIGILAAIAVPNFLNAQIRAKISRVQGDFNMLRTALEMYQLDHNGYPRFVEGDGPARRLPNTRRFIDLTTPTAYISSPPTDPFAVFNTPDDYEQWGNAYDYVTDDTDNPGRTYGHRWQVNSWGPDHVNTWLANYPNDFYHTSNGLVSHGDIGIFGPKSNRFPDQYREVLPHW; from the coding sequence ATGAGAAATGGATTCACGTTAATCGAATTATTAATCGTAGTCGCTATTATTGGAATTCTGGCGGCGATTGCCGTACCCAATTTCCTTAACGCGCAAATCCGCGCCAAGATATCCCGCGTCCAGGGTGATTTTAATATGCTTCGCACCGCTCTGGAAATGTACCAGCTCGATCACAACGGCTACCCACGATTCGTTGAGGGAGACGGCCCGGCGCGACGCCTGCCAAACACGCGGCGTTTCATCGACCTCACCACGCCGACGGCCTATATCTCCAGCCCGCCGACGGACCCCTTTGCGGTGTTTAATACGCCCGATGACTACGAACAATGGGGCAATGCGTACGATTACGTCACCGACGACACCGACAACCCGGGACGCACCTATGGCCACCGCTGGCAGGTGAACAGTTGGGGGCCAGACCACGTCAACACTTGGCTCGCGAATTACCCCAACGATTTTTATCACACCTCCAATGGGCTAGTCAGCCACGGCGACATCGGCATCTTCGGGCCAAAGAGCAATCGCTTTCCTGACCAATATCGTGAAGTGCTGCCGCACTGGTAA
- a CDS encoding c-type cytochrome encodes MKMKKYLSAAMGIATLVCFVLVVSGDSQLWSQEKEQPSFAKNLQVLEFESKEELFAYMQELQQALGVKCNFCHDVKSGFHVDNPDLHKEIARNFMKMVKGLNEGFFKDMDDKVTCFTCHQGRKHPVNSLADLKKLQAAEASN; translated from the coding sequence ATGAAGATGAAGAAATATTTATCGGCGGCAATGGGTATAGCGACGCTCGTATGTTTTGTTTTGGTCGTGAGTGGAGACTCTCAACTCTGGAGCCAGGAAAAAGAGCAACCGTCTTTTGCAAAGAATCTTCAGGTGCTGGAATTTGAAAGCAAAGAAGAATTATTTGCGTATATGCAAGAACTTCAACAAGCGCTCGGCGTCAAATGCAACTTCTGCCATGACGTGAAAAGCGGGTTCCACGTTGACAACCCCGACTTGCATAAAGAAATCGCCCGTAATTTTATGAAAATGGTGAAAGGCCTCAATGAAGGCTTCTTCAAAGACATGGATGACAAGGTAACTTGCTTTACATGCCACCAAGGCCGCAAGCACCCGGTGAATAGCCTGGCGGATTTAAAGAAACTCCAAGCAGCCGAAGCAAGCAACTAA
- a CDS encoding ATP-binding protein: protein MPKDYSPFTPGVPVDREYFIGRENEITTFIDTIRKSVHRKSFERMFVLGERGIGKSSLCKHASFVAEQQCEIMSVHVSLGGVSTLDEAVKRIFDALIKDNVDKPWFGSIKKFFGNHISQIGLFGIDFEFNISDRDLKKAVREFIPALMDLIQKIKNRKGILLILDDINGLAALPEFAHWLKSTVDQVAIKQKPFPVTLVLVGLAERRNQLIYTQPSLDRVFDLIDILPFEEAKSNDFFLNAFNTVNVKIKDDALKVLWQYSQGYPVFMHEIGDAVFKHDNDGVISSEDVYLGSVDATQVIGKKYIESNVLSAVHSPKYKSILKRFSKREIAFAFTRQESLEKLNNEESKVFDNFIRRMKKLNVICQNNELGLGTYQFTSLPYYLYFTLHRK from the coding sequence ATGCCAAAAGATTACTCGCCTTTTACACCAGGAGTCCCTGTAGATCGCGAATACTTTATAGGTCGTGAAAATGAAATAACGACTTTCATCGACACGATCAGAAAATCAGTGCATAGAAAATCTTTTGAACGTATGTTTGTGCTTGGGGAGAGAGGAATCGGAAAAAGTTCTCTATGCAAACATGCAAGTTTTGTCGCAGAGCAGCAATGTGAAATCATGAGTGTTCATGTTTCGCTAGGTGGCGTGAGCACATTAGATGAAGCCGTTAAGCGTATTTTTGATGCACTTATAAAAGATAATGTAGACAAACCTTGGTTTGGGTCAATAAAAAAGTTCTTTGGTAATCATATAAGCCAAATTGGTTTATTCGGCATAGACTTTGAATTCAACATTAGTGACCGTGATTTAAAGAAAGCAGTCCGAGAATTTATTCCAGCTTTGATGGATCTTATTCAAAAGATCAAAAACAGAAAAGGCATCCTTCTTATTTTGGATGACATTAATGGTCTAGCTGCACTTCCTGAATTTGCTCATTGGTTAAAAAGTACAGTAGACCAAGTAGCAATAAAACAAAAACCGTTCCCTGTTACTCTCGTACTGGTTGGGTTGGCGGAACGAAGAAATCAATTAATCTATACTCAACCATCATTAGACCGTGTTTTTGATTTAATCGACATTTTGCCTTTCGAAGAAGCCAAATCAAATGACTTTTTTTTAAATGCATTCAATACAGTCAATGTTAAAATCAAAGATGATGCTCTAAAAGTCTTATGGCAATATTCGCAAGGCTATCCGGTTTTCATGCATGAAATTGGAGATGCCGTTTTTAAACATGATAACGATGGAGTTATTTCATCGGAAGATGTTTATTTAGGTTCCGTTGACGCAACTCAAGTCATAGGAAAGAAATACATAGAATCAAATGTACTATCAGCAGTACATAGCCCTAAATATAAATCCATATTAAAACGTTTTAGCAAGAGAGAAATTGCATTTGCTTTCACAAGACAAGAATCTCTTGAAAAATTAAACAATGAAGAATCTAAGGTCTTTGATAATTTTATTAGAAGAATGAAAAAGTTGAATGTAATTTGTCAAAATAATGAATTAGGCCTTGGCACATATCAATTCACAAGTCTTCCTTATTATTTGTATTTCACTTTACATCGGAAATGA
- a CDS encoding iron-sulfur cluster assembly accessory protein: MIYLTETAAQKVKEFQSHQNRPDAALRVAVLGGDCAGLKYFIGLDDFRSADDVVIRSEGVRIFADSTSAPLLEGSDIEWLEVDDDAGFVILNPNKGRSRGGCSNDGDGEGCMTKGDGKHCVKSESKCKSCADSSKEPIPISLLD, encoded by the coding sequence ATGATCTATTTAACCGAAACCGCCGCGCAAAAAGTCAAAGAGTTTCAGTCTCATCAAAACCGCCCCGACGCCGCCCTTCGTGTAGCCGTTCTTGGCGGCGATTGCGCGGGCCTGAAATATTTCATCGGCCTGGACGACTTCAGAAGCGCCGATGACGTCGTCATTCGCAGCGAGGGCGTCCGCATCTTCGCCGATTCGACCAGTGCGCCGCTTCTCGAAGGGTCTGACATCGAATGGCTTGAAGTCGATGACGACGCGGGCTTCGTCATCCTGAACCCCAACAAAGGCCGCAGCCGCGGCGGTTGCAGCAACGACGGCGACGGCGAAGGCTGCATGACCAAGGGTGACGGCAAACATTGCGTGAAATCCGAAAGCAAATGTAAAAGCTGCGCCGATTCATCCAAAGAGCCGATCCCCATTTCACTACTTGACTGA
- the hisD gene encoding histidinol dehydrogenase, translated as MIPIYRWNQTPDSQKAKILARSGQDIDAFIPKAQEIIDRVKAQGDKAIVALTKEFDGADLSQCGLRVTQEEIKAAGARLDPKVKKAIDISYQNIKTFHERQMPEELWFTEVGPGLMCGEKVSPIESCVLYVPRGTAAYPSVLLMLGVPAKIAGVGRIAVVTPPQADGTVDDASLYAAELVGIDEIYRFGGVQAVAAFALGTETIIPVLKMLGPSNIYASAAKKILYGVMDFGTPAGPSESIILADEFANPELVATDLLIEAEHGPYSAALAVTHSEKLANELVRILPDKINALPEKQKDYVTTVFSNYGGVVLTDTLEEAIAFTNDYAPEHLEVLTKDPMALVTKLTNAGEIMMGPFTPISICNYSLGVNAILPTGGRAKTSSVVTVHDYMKRTSLSYVTEEGYESLRDHVAVFADFEGFPAHAAAVRTERKG; from the coding sequence ATGATTCCTATATATCGTTGGAACCAAACGCCTGACTCACAAAAGGCCAAAATACTCGCCCGCTCCGGGCAGGATATTGATGCGTTTATCCCCAAGGCGCAAGAGATTATAGACCGCGTCAAAGCGCAAGGCGACAAAGCCATCGTGGCGCTAACGAAAGAGTTTGACGGCGCCGACTTGAGCCAATGCGGCCTGCGGGTTACGCAGGAAGAAATCAAAGCCGCAGGCGCCCGGCTTGATCCCAAAGTCAAAAAAGCGATTGATATTTCGTATCAGAATATCAAGACCTTTCATGAGCGCCAGATGCCCGAAGAACTATGGTTTACCGAAGTTGGCCCCGGCCTCATGTGCGGCGAGAAGGTTTCTCCAATCGAAAGCTGCGTGCTTTATGTTCCGCGCGGTACGGCGGCCTATCCATCTGTACTGTTGATGCTTGGCGTCCCGGCGAAGATTGCTGGCGTTGGTCGCATCGCAGTGGTTACGCCGCCACAGGCTGACGGAACTGTCGATGACGCCTCACTTTACGCGGCTGAACTTGTTGGAATTGATGAAATATACCGCTTCGGCGGCGTTCAAGCGGTTGCTGCCTTTGCATTGGGGACGGAAACGATTATCCCTGTTCTTAAAATGCTTGGACCTAGCAACATTTACGCGTCGGCGGCTAAGAAAATACTTTATGGCGTAATGGACTTCGGAACTCCCGCTGGGCCTAGTGAATCTATTATTCTTGCCGATGAGTTTGCCAATCCAGAATTGGTTGCGACAGACCTATTAATAGAAGCGGAGCATGGGCCGTATTCCGCCGCGCTCGCAGTGACCCATAGTGAAAAATTGGCGAATGAACTGGTCAGGATTCTTCCTGACAAGATAAATGCCTTGCCGGAAAAACAAAAGGATTACGTCACCACGGTGTTTTCGAATTATGGCGGCGTCGTTTTGACCGATACATTAGAAGAAGCCATTGCGTTTACGAATGATTATGCGCCGGAGCACTTGGAAGTGCTCACCAAAGACCCGATGGCGTTGGTGACAAAGTTGACAAACGCAGGCGAAATTATGATGGGGCCGTTTACGCCCATTTCAATTTGCAATTATTCGCTGGGCGTTAACGCCATTCTGCCGACTGGCGGGCGGGCGAAGACATCATCAGTGGTTACCGTGCATGATTACATGAAGCGCACGTCGCTTAGTTATGTCACCGAAGAAGGCTACGAATCGCTGCGGGACCACGTTGCTGTATTTGCTGATTTTGAAGGGTTCCCTGCTCACGCAGCCGCCGTACGGACAGAAAGGAAAGGCTGA
- a CDS encoding 2-oxoacid:ferredoxin oxidoreductase subunit beta: protein MAIAPQEPKLTPKDYGSEQDVRWCPGCGDYSILTQMKKALANMQIPKKDIAFISGIGCSSRFPYYMDTYGLHSIHGRAPAFATGLKIMRPELHVFVITGDGDALSIGGNHLIHAIRRNVDITILLFNNRIYGLTKGQYSPTSECGKKTKSTPYGSVDNPLHPLRIALGAEASFVARSVDVYTKHLAETLEAAARHKGTSFVEILQNCNIFNDGAWEWATDRKLKSDTVMELEDGQPMRFGKDGEKGIRLNADHELEAVVIGENGVSESDLLVHDSTRQDPTRAYMLSGMNYPEFPAPVGIFRQVHRPIYDEDVRVQVEKAQQDKPGGDLKALLHSGETWVVN from the coding sequence ATGGCGATCGCGCCTCAAGAACCCAAATTAACGCCGAAAGATTACGGCTCAGAACAAGACGTGCGCTGGTGCCCCGGCTGCGGCGACTATTCGATTTTGACGCAGATGAAAAAAGCGCTGGCGAATATGCAGATTCCTAAAAAGGACATCGCCTTTATTTCCGGCATCGGCTGCTCGAGCCGGTTCCCCTATTATATGGATACCTACGGGTTGCATTCGATCCACGGGCGGGCGCCTGCGTTTGCGACGGGGTTAAAGATCATGCGCCCCGAGTTGCATGTGTTCGTCATTACCGGCGACGGCGATGCGCTCAGCATTGGCGGTAACCACTTGATTCACGCGATCCGCCGCAATGTGGATATAACCATCCTGCTATTCAACAACCGTATTTATGGTCTGACTAAGGGGCAATATTCACCGACCTCAGAATGCGGTAAGAAAACAAAATCGACGCCGTACGGATCGGTCGATAACCCGCTGCACCCGTTGCGCATTGCGTTGGGCGCTGAGGCGAGTTTCGTTGCGCGTTCGGTGGATGTGTATACCAAACATCTGGCGGAGACGCTGGAAGCGGCGGCGCGGCACAAAGGGACATCGTTCGTCGAAATCTTACAGAATTGCAACATCTTCAACGACGGCGCCTGGGAATGGGCGACCGACCGCAAGTTGAAATCCGATACGGTGATGGAGTTGGAAGACGGTCAGCCGATGCGCTTTGGCAAAGACGGCGAGAAGGGCATTCGCCTTAATGCCGACCATGAACTTGAAGCCGTTGTCATTGGTGAAAACGGCGTGTCGGAAAGCGATCTGCTGGTACATGATTCCACTCGTCAGGACCCGACTCGGGCGTATATGCTGTCAGGGATGAATTATCCTGAGTTTCCCGCCCCTGTTGGGATTTTTCGTCAGGTGCATCGCCCGATTTATGATGAAGATGTTCGCGTCCAAGTCGAGAAAGCGCAACAGGACAAACCCGGCGGCGACTTAAAAGCGCTGCTGCATTCCGGCGAAACCTGGGTCGTAAATTAG